GATGCCGCGGTCTTCGGCGAGCGTGCGGGCCTGCGGCTTGATCTCCTGCGCCGCGAAGACGCCCTGTACGGGCGCGAGGCGCGGGTCGCGGTTCATGAGCTCGAGGTAGCGGGTGAGCTGCTCGACGCCGTCGATCTCGCCGCGTCGCTTGATCTCGACCGCGACCGAGACACCCTGCTCGTCGCGGGCCAGGATGTCGACCGGGCCGATCGCGGTCATGTACTCCCGGCGCACGAGCGTGTGTCCCTCGCCGAGCACCTCGATCTGCGCCGCCATGAGCTCCTGCAGGTGCGCCTCGACGCCGTCCTTGATGAGGCCAGGATCGATGCCCAGGTCGTGACTCGTGTCTTGCATGATGCCGAAGATCGACACGATCAGTTGGTCGGCGGTCTTCGCGTGGACGACGCGCCACATCTCGGTCACGCCGGCCGCGACCTGCTCGTCGCTCGGCTCGATCGGAGCGAGCGAGCAGGGCGGGCTCATCCAGTTCAGCGGCTTGTACGAGCCGCCGTCGGAGTGGATGAGGATGCTGCCATCGCCCTTGAGCATGAGCACGCGAGTCGCCCGCGGCAGGTGCGCGGAGAGTCGACCCGCGTAGTCAACGGAACAGTCTGCAACAACGATACGCACCCAGTCATTCTAGGCGGCGGGCTGGGGCTCCCGTGCAGCAGCGGCGAGGATCCCGGCGACCGCGATGACGAGCACGAGCGGAAGGAACGCATTCAGCAGACCGAAATGGTCGCCGAGGAAGCCGAGCAGCAACGGGCCGATCAGGTACGCGCCGTAGGCGATGGCCGAGACCGCCGCGACGTCGCGCACCGCGGTCGCCGGGTTGTCCGCGGCGGCCGAGATGCCGAGCGGGAAGCCGTAGGCGACGCCGACGCCCCAGAGGATGGCCCCGACGACCGCGAGGGGGATGGCGGGGGAGAGGATGACGAGCAGCAGCCCGACGATGCACAGCACCGCGCTCGCGCGCAGCATCGTCACGCGGCTGAAGCGGGCGAGCATGGGCCCGCCAGCGAAGCGGGCGACGGTCATCGACACGTAGAACGCGCCGAGCGCGAGCGCGCCCGCGTCGTTGGTGATGCCATAGCCATCCACCAGTGCCATCGGCAGCCAGTCGCTCGCCACACCCTCCGCGAGGCTGAACGAGAGTGCCATCACGCCGACCAGGACCACGCGGCGGTCGCGCCAGGGGCTGCGGGGGCGGACGCGGGGCGCGGCCGTGCCGGCCGGATCCTGCGCGTGGTGCAGCTCGCCGCCGCGAACGTCGGCCGGCACGACGAGCAGCGCGCACAGCACGCCGCCGGCGATCACGATGAAGGCGAGCAGCAGGTGCAGGGGCACCGAGACGCCGCCGGCCTCAGCGAGGGCACCGACGCCCATCGCTGAGACGCCGCCGAGGCTGTACGCGCCGTGCAGGAGCGGCATGCGTGAACGGCCGAGGGCGCGCTCGGCGTCGGCGCCGCTGACGTTCATGGCGACGTCGCTCGTTGCGAACGCGAACCCGAATGCGAAGAGGGCGAAGATCGCGGGGACCAGGTGCTGTTCCCAGATCAGCCAGGCCGCCAGGGGCATCGCGACTGCCTGCACCAGGACGCCGATGCGCAGGATCCTGCGCGCGCCGACCAGCGTGA
This genomic stretch from Leucobacter sp. CX169 harbors:
- the nucS gene encoding endonuclease NucS, which gives rise to MRIVVADCSVDYAGRLSAHLPRATRVLMLKGDGSILIHSDGGSYKPLNWMSPPCSLAPIEPSDEQVAAGVTEMWRVVHAKTADQLIVSIFGIMQDTSHDLGIDPGLIKDGVEAHLQELMAAQIEVLGEGHTLVRREYMTAIGPVDILARDEQGVSVAVEIKRRGEIDGVEQLTRYLELMNRDPRLAPVQGVFAAQEIKPQARTLAEDRGIRCVVLDYDAMRGLEDVNALF
- a CDS encoding sugar MFS transporter; amino-acid sequence: MPHSAAHERRRLNAWVGGIFVVFGLLGFGFGSWLSRLPAVRDHLGATPSEIALLGLCLAVGSVTGLIFSGRTVTLVGARRILRIGVLVQAVAMPLAAWLIWEQHLVPAIFALFAFGFAFATSDVAMNVSGADAERALGRSRMPLLHGAYSLGGVSAMGVGALAEAGGVSVPLHLLLAFIVIAGGVLCALLVVPADVRGGELHHAQDPAGTAAPRVRPRSPWRDRRVVLVGVMALSFSLAEGVASDWLPMALVDGYGITNDAGALALGAFYVSMTVARFAGGPMLARFSRVTMLRASAVLCIVGLLLVILSPAIPLAVVGAILWGVGVAYGFPLGISAAADNPATAVRDVAAVSAIAYGAYLIGPLLLGFLGDHFGLLNAFLPLVLVIAVAGILAAAAREPQPAA